The following DNA comes from Miscanthus floridulus cultivar M001 chromosome 5, ASM1932011v1, whole genome shotgun sequence.
CGCCGctgaccagaccacatcgtcgctacCATCAacgaacctcgcgccaagcgcaactatgatgagcagtacaggAAGATTCTCGATGGCCCGTGCCCgctccacaagaatgccaagcacAAAATGAAGGACTACCTCAGgttggctaaggaattctagaACAAAAAGCTAGACGATGGCGCCAATGACAGAGtcggaggtcgccgaccacctaggggcaatgacaatgccttctaggaccatgacaaggtggtcaccaccatctttgggggccttgcctccactgaAAGCAGAAGGGAATGAAAGCTCGCCGCACGGCGGGTGCTCAATGTCACCGCGGAGGATGctgtcgccaaccccagctatcgcccatggtctgaggtccccatcaccttcagcagggacaaccagtgggcggacattccctacatagggcaCTTCCCCCTTGTCCTTGACGCAACCGTCCAAAAGGTGTtgttcagaaaagtgctcgtcgatagtgggagcgctctgaatctcctcttcgccaggGCTCTAAAAGAGCTGGGCCTCGGTTTGTCAGATCTCACACCTttcgactcctccttttggggtgtgatacctggtagggcctccaaaccgcttggagagattaccctaccagtacagtttggcatggCAAACAATTACcgcgtcgaacacatcaacttctacgtcgctgacttcaacaccgcctaccacgccatacttggtcggccagatCTAGCCAAGTCCATGGCCAT
Coding sequences within:
- the LOC136454626 gene encoding uncharacterized protein, which codes for MAPMTESEVADHLGAMTMPSRTMTRWSPPSLGALPPLKAEGNESSPHGGCSMSPRRMLSPTPAIAHGLRKVLVDSGSALNLLFARALKELGLGLSDLTPFDSSFWGVIPGRASKPLGEITLPVQFGMANNYRVEHINFYVADFNTAYHAILGRPDLAKSMAMPHYAYLVLKMPSPTGVLALWANLPIAYAYETECLTLAKATDLSIQMASVVTEAKMVPTKNMEILELEPPRASTKSKEVKEVSFGLDNPSKTVKIGAHLDPK